A DNA window from Gasterosteus aculeatus chromosome 16, fGasAcu3.hap1.1, whole genome shotgun sequence contains the following coding sequences:
- the gli2a gene encoding zinc finger protein GLI2a codes for METSAPTATEKKECKGSGLDGSSFSEMPKKPSPTTLTRGPHHLFPTFHTPIPIDMRHHEGRYHYEPHPLHAMHGPPGLTGSPVISDISLIRLSPHVAPGTGESPFSPPHHYVSPHMEHYLRSVHGSPTLSMISAARGLSPAEVTHEHLKERALFNLPPPPPGANPTDYYHLMASASQRSPYGDLLIQSSAAAAAAAAAAAHLPEYISPMDVSRFSSPRLTPRLSRKRALSISPLSDASIDLQTMIRTSPNSLVAYINNSRSSSAASSSYGHLSVGGISPSFSFPHPINPVAYQQLLSHQRSLNAFGHTPPLIHPSPSSFSARQHPLAASPMTTSHNTSSSEANQNASGDPAVSSTVNPLSTKRSKVKTEAEGPLPISPSSQDHCGGILDLSEDLDKDECKQEPEAIYETNCHWEGCSKEYDTQDQLVHHINNDHIHGEKKEFVCRWEECSREQKPFKAQYMLVVHMRRHTGEKPHKCTFEGCAKAYSRLENLKTHLRSHTGEKPYVCEHEGCNKAFSNASDRAKHQNRTHSNEKPYVCKIPGCTKRYTDPSSLRKHVKTVHGPDAHVTKKQRSDAPPRPQPPRGDGENGANSKIADGRVEANSTSRGVEDCLQVKSIKTENSMTYQSSPGGHSSCSSEPSPLSSANNNDSGVEMALHSGGSFGDLSALDDCPMVDSTVSAGGQQAGVGLQLRKAVGHVGTVTIKLENIKKERLKTVRDSCPWVNSAPQPPQGQRSSMKLPPIPAVGSLLESSNMISNLSGSYPGQRIGDLSSSEITLLNQLNERRDSTTSTMSSAYTMSRRSSGISPCYSSRRSSEASQFGTNRHNNISSADSYDPISTDLSRRSSEASHCGGGGVGGGGLPSVLSLTPAQHYRLKAKYAAAIGGAPPTPLPNMDRMSLRTRMALYGDPQEGTLHPFHQPDFGTVPRRCSDIGYGTRSMMPHEVPTSLPRRASDPVRRPTLDPLSFPRVQRYNSMNSMNPVNGPPAERHQALTMQGYTRSDGSLQRYPFAPRPPSISENVAMENMAVDGMIIGGEQGGEDDMVLPDDVVQYLRSQNSGPSGHNLGQGDFHSNNLTKGYQTGMTSSASFYAQRRMAMADANMTQSGQDMQSQQMGPGSSHQPFSAPPGNVNKNNMPVQWNEVSSGTVDTTKKLSKQHQHPLRGNLAVVQPRHNLGSFQGQGQGLGSNQQVVPMSQNMSIQGYANHNSQRMMSIPPQQHQQLRQCNPVNMSEQMSPQQGFGQEIIPNSISGSTSVRPTRNNMAVTEVHSYRARTQVDGYCHVNQVDQQQNYSVVSQQHNIHNGGRGMLQPRPPIEPKAIARQQTGSSMMQPNRIPKSSDLNPSFGTDTSEASPKRPTGSSAHNCNSANPNSAMLYSGQVHMFAPTSVSFDASMPPSASHAPASNTTAADHMASPGVNHVSSSTVDSSTNAAAGTEHAQIDFDTLLDDGDHSSLMSGTLSPGLLQSLSQSSSRLTTPRNSVTLTSVPAGIGNMAIGDMNSMLTALAEENKFLNLIS; via the exons GTCCCCACCACCTCTTCCCCACGTTCCACACGCCCATACCCATCGACATGAGACACCACGAAGGGCGATACCATTACGAGCCACACCCACTCCACGCCATGCATGG ACCTCCAGGATTGACAGGCAGTCCAGTCATCTCAGACATTTCCCTGATCCGTCTGTCTCCCCACGTGGCGCCCGGGACGGGTGAGTCCCCGTTCAGCCCTCCACATCATTACGTCAGCCCCCACATGGAGCACTACCTTCGCTCGGTACACGGGAGCCCCACCCTCTCCATGATCTCGGCGGCCCGGGGACTGAGCCCTGCTGAAG TGACCCACGAACACCTGAAAGAACGCGCCCTCTTTaatctccctcctccaccacctgggGCCAACCCCACAGACTACTACCACCTGATGGCCAGTGCCAGCCAGCGAAGCCCCTACGGAGACCTGCTCATACAGAGCAgtgcggcagcggcagcggcggcggctgcggctGCTCATCTGCCAGAGTACATCAGCCCCATGGACG TTTCACGTTTCTCCAGCCCCCGGCTGACCCCCCGGCTGAGCAGGAAGAGGGCGCTGTCCATCTCCCCGTTGTCAGATGCGAGCATTGACCTGCAGACCATGATCCGCACCTCACCCAACTCCCTGGTGGCCTACATCAACAACTCGCGCTCCAGCTCGGCCGCCAGCAGCTCGTACGGGCACCTTTCAGTCGGAGGGATCAG TCCGTCGTTCAGCTTCCCTCATCCCATCAACCCTGTGGCGTACCAGCAGCTGCTGTCCCATCAGAGAAGCCTCAACGCCTTTGGCCACACACCTCCTCTCATTCATCCATcgccttcctctttctctgctcgCCAACACCCTCTCGCTGCTTCACCTATGACCACCTCCCACAacacctccagctctgaagcAAACCAG AATGCCAGTGGAGACCCAGCAGTGAGTAGCACAGTGAACCCATTGAGCaccaagaggtcaaaggttaagaCGGAGGCAGAGGGTCCACTGCCTATCTCCCCATCCTCTCAG GACCACTGTGGGGGGATCTTGGACCTGAGTGAGGATCTGGATAAAGATGAGTGCAAACAGGAGCCTGAGGCCATATACGAGACCAACTGCCACTGGGAGGGCTGTAGCAAGGAGTACGACACCCAGGACCAGCTCGTTCAT CACATCAACAATGATCACATCCACGGGGAGAAGAAGGAGTTTGTGTGCCGCTGGGAGGAGTGTTCACGGGAGCAGAAGCCCTTCAAGGCTCAGTACATGCTGGTGGTCCACATGAGGCGtcacacgggggagaagccgCATAAATGCACC ttTGAGGGCTGCGCCAAAGCTTACTCCCGCCTGGAGAACCTTAAGACCCACCTCAGGTCtcacacgggggagaagccgTATGTGTGTGAACACGAAGGGTGCAATAAGGCCTTCTCCAACGCCTCGGACCGGGCCAAGCACCAGAACCGCACACACTCCAATGAG AAACCATACGTGTGTAAGATCCCGGGCTGCACCAAGCGCTACACGGACCCCAGCTCTCTCAGGAAGCACGTCAAGACAGTCCACGGACCCGATGCCCATGTCACCAAGAAACAACGAAGCGATGCACCTCCGAGGCCACAGCCGCCCAGAGGCGACGGGGAGAACGGAGCCAATTCCAAGATCGCAGACGGGAGGGTGGAGGCAAACAGCACCTCTAGAGGAGTGGAAGACTGCCTACAAGTCAAATCCATCAAGACCGAGAACTCTATG ACGTATCAGTCCAGTCCTGGTGGCCACTCGTCATGTAGCAGTGAGCCGTCGCCGCTCAGCAGCGCCAACAACAACGACAGTGGAGTAGAGATGGCCCTGCACAGCGGGGGCAGCTTCGGGGACCTCAGCGCACTGGATGATTGCCCCATGGTTGACTCCACCGTTTCCGCTGGGGGACAGCAGGCTGGGGTGGGGCTTCAGTTGAGAAAAGCTGTGGGTCATGTTGGCACGGTCACCATCAAGCTGGAGAACATCAAGAAGGAAAGGCTGAAGACAGTGAGGGACTCCTGCCCCTGGGTCAACTCTGCCCCCCAACCACCGCAGGGCCAACGCAGCAGCATGAAGCTGCCTCCCATACCTGCAGTCG GTTCCCTGCTGGAGAGCTCAAACATGATTAGTAACTTAAGTGGTTCGTACCCTGGTCAACGCATTGGTGACCTGTCTTCATCTGAAATAACACTACTGAACCAGCTGAATGAGCGCCGTgacagcaccaccagcaccatgaGCTCAGCTTACACCATGAGTCGGCGCTCCTCCGGTATTTCACCCTGCTACTCCAGCCGCCGCTCCAGTGAGGCGTCCCAGTTTGGGACTAACCGTCACAACAATATTAGTTCGGCTGACTCCTATGACCCAATCTCCACTGATCTGTCTCGGCGCTCCAGCGAGGCTAGCCActgtggaggtggtggtgtcGGTGGAGGAGGTCTACCCAGCGTCCTTAGTCTGACACCAGCGCAGCATTATCGACTTAAAGCAAAGTATGCTGCTGCCATTGGTGGAGCTCCACCTACTCCTCTCCCCAATATGGATCGAATGAGCCTAAGGACCCGCATGGCACTCTACGGTGACCCCCAGGAAGGCACGCTGCACCCATTCCATCAGCCAGATTTTGGAACTGTGCCTCGGCGATGCAGTGATATAGGATATGGCACTCGGAGCATGATGCCCCATGAAGTACCCACCAGTCTTCCACGTCGTGCCAGTGATCCAGTGCGTCGTCCCACTCTGGACCCTCTGTCCTTTCCAAGGGTTCAGCGCTATAACAGTATGAACAGCATGAACCCTGTGAATGGTCCACCAGCTGAACGCCACCAAGCACTGACTATGCAGGGCTACACTCGCTCTGATGGCAGCCTGCAACGCTACCCATTTGCCCCCAGACCTCCAAGCATTTCTGAGAATGTAGCCATGGAAAACATGGCTGTGGATGGCATGATAATTGGGGGGGAGCAGGGTGGAGAGGATGACATGGTGCTTCCAGATGATGTTGTGCAGTATCTTAGGTCCCAGAATTCTGGGCCTTCAGGTCACAACTTGGGTCAAGGGGATTTCCATTCGAACAATCTGACTAAGGGCTATCAGACAGGCATGACCTCATCAGCATCATTTTATGCTCAGAGGAGAATGGCCATGGCGGATGCCAACATGACTCAGTCTGGTCAGGACATGCAATCCCAGCAGATGGGTCCTGGTAGCTCCCATCAGCCCTTCTCCGCACCACCAGGCAATGTGAACAAGAATAACATGCCGGTGCAATGGAACGAGGTGAGCTCAGGCACTGTGGATACCACAAAAAAGCTCTCCAAACAACATCAGCATCCTTTAAGAGGAAACCTGGCTGTTGTTCAGCCAAGACATAATTTGGGATCCTTCCAGGGACAAGGTCAGGGCCTGGGCAGCAATCAACAGGTAGTGCCTATGAGTCAGAACATGTCAATACAGGGGTATGCAAACCACAATAGCCAGAGGATGATGAGCATCCCCCCCCAGCAGCATCAGCAACTGAGGCAATGCAACCCTGTAAACATGAGTGAGCAAATGAGTCCTCAGCAAGGGTTTGGCCAGGAGATAATCCCAAATTCTATATCTGGGAGCACTAGCGTGAGACCTACCCGGAACAATATGGCAGTTACAGAAGTGCACAGTTACAGAGCAAGGACACAGGTGGATGGGTATTGTCATGTGAACCAAGTGGATCAGCAGCAAAATTACAGTGTTGTCTCTCAACAGCACAACATCCATAATGGAGGCAGAGGAATGTTACAACCGAGGCCTCCCATAGAGCCCAAGGCCATTGCCAGGCAACAGACTGGGTCTAGCATGATGCAACCAAACCGAATACCCAAGTCATCCGATTTGAACCCCAGTTTTGGTACTGACACATCAGAGGCGAGCCCAAAGAGGCCCACAGGCTCATCAGCCCACAACTGCAACTCTGCAAATCCAAACTCTGCTATGCTCTACTCGGGTCAGGTTCATATGTTTGCGCCCACTTCAGTCAGCTTTGATGCCTCCATGCCCCCCAGTGCTAGTCATGCTCCAGCCAGCAACACCACTGCTGCAGACCACATGGCCTCACCCGGAGTCAACCACGTCTCCAGCAGTACTGTGGATTCTTCCACAAATGCAGCAGCTGGCACGGAGCATGCCCAGATTGACTTCGACACCCTGCTAGATGATGGGGACCACTCCAGCCTAATGTCGGGCACACTGAGTCCTGGCCTCCTGCAGAGCCTCTCACAGAGTTCCTCCCGTCTCACCACCCCTCGTAACTCTGTCACCCTCACGTCCGTACCAGCAGGGATTGGCAACATGGCCATTGGTGACATGAACTCTATGCTCACAGCCTTGGCTGAAGAAAACAAGTTTCTCAATCTGATAAGCTGA